A single window of Aythya fuligula isolate bAytFul2 chromosome Z, bAytFul2.pri, whole genome shotgun sequence DNA harbors:
- the LOC116500968 gene encoding cyclin-dependent kinase 4 inhibitor B-like, which yields MAQRAGSAAADELANAAARGDVQRVRELLDGAADPNAVNSFGRTPIQVMMLGSPRVAELLLQRGADPNRPDPRTGCLPAHDAARAGFLDTLAALHRAGARLDLPDGRGRLPLDVAAGGPHGPVGRFLRQPADGPLS from the exons ATGGCGCAGCGGGCGGGCAGCGCGGCGGCGGACGAGCTGGCCAACGCCGCGGCCCGCGGGGACGTGCAGCGGGTGAGGGAGCTGCTGGACGGCGCGGCGGACCCCAACGCCGTCAACTCCTTCGGCCGGACCCCCATCCAG GTGATGATGCTGGGCAGCCCGCGGGTggccgagctgctgctgcagcgcgGCGCCGACCCCAACCGGCCCGACCCGCGCACCGGCTGCCTCCCCGCGCACGACGCGGCCCGCGCCGGCTTCCTGGACACGCTGGCGGCGCTGCACCGCGCCGGGGCGCGCCTCGACCTCCCCGACGGCCGCGGCCGCCTCCCCCTCGACGTGGCGGCGGGGGGACCCCACGGACCGGTGGGGCGCTTCCTGCGACAGCCCGCGGACGGACCCCTCTCCTAA